From Xylanibacter oryzae DSM 17970, a single genomic window includes:
- a CDS encoding helix-turn-helix domain-containing protein, with translation MDEPIKQIGERLKGLRDVLDIPAEEIAQLCNISIEEYLKMENGDGDISISKLQTISKRYGIALDVLMFGEEPRMSSYFLTRKDQGMSVERRQAYKYQSLASGFRGRNADPFMVLVEPKPEGSIIEQNSHEGQEFDFVTEGRLELTIKNKTLILNQGDSIYFDSSLPHCMRALDDKAVRFLAVIL, from the coding sequence ATGGATGAACCAATTAAGCAAATAGGTGAGCGCCTTAAAGGTCTTCGCGATGTTCTAGATATTCCTGCTGAAGAAATAGCACAGCTATGTAATATTAGTATAGAAGAATATTTAAAAATGGAAAATGGAGATGGTGATATCTCTATAAGCAAACTGCAAACTATATCCAAGCGTTATGGGATAGCTCTTGACGTACTTATGTTTGGTGAAGAACCACGCATGAGCTCATACTTTTTAACACGTAAGGACCAAGGAATGAGTGTAGAGCGTCGTCAAGCATACAAATATCAAAGTCTGGCAAGCGGATTTCGTGGAAGGAATGCAGATCCTTTCATGGTACTTGTAGAGCCAAAACCTGAAGGATCTATTATCGAACAAAATTCGCACGAAGGCCAAGAGTTTGATTTTGTAACAGAAGGAAGACTGGAACTAACCATTAAGAATAAAACGCTTATCCTAAACCAAGGAGACAGCATCTATTTTGATTCATCCTTACCTCATTGTATGAGGGCTCTTGACGACAAGGCCGTGCGTTTTCTTGCCGTCATCTTATAA
- a CDS encoding AMP-binding protein has translation MIERFLTQTHFTSNEDYKENLHFIIPENFNFAYDVMDVWAEEEPNKLALLWTNDEGECIRFSFKDLKEQTDQTASYFQTLGIGRGDMVMLILKRRYEFWLSILALHKLGAVAIPATHMLTDKDIIYRNHRAGIKAIVCVGDEYVVEQVRKSEAESPSLKTLISVGPNVPKEFHDWHKEWSKAPKFVRPEHVNSNEDTMLMYFTSGTSGEPKMVAHDFLYALGHLTTGVFWHNLHENSIHLTVADTGWGKAVWGKLYGQWFAGAVVFVFDHEKFTADKILRKIEQYHITSFCAPPTVYRFMIHEDFKKYDLSSLEYCCTAGEALNASVFDEFHKLTGIELKEGFGQTETTMTLGTMPWMKSKPGSMGMPNPQYDIDLLKSDGTPCEDGEKGEIVVRVGDKKPIGLFKEYYRDESLTKEAWHDGIYYTGDVAWRDEDGYYWFVGRKDDVIKSSGYRIGPFEVESALMTHPAVVECAITGVPDEVRGMVVKATVVLSKNYKDKAGNDLVKELQNHVKHVTAPYKYPRIIEFVDELPKTISGKIRRVEIREKDNK, from the coding sequence ATGATTGAAAGATTTTTAACTCAGACGCATTTTACGTCAAATGAGGATTACAAAGAAAACCTTCACTTCATAATACCCGAAAATTTCAATTTCGCTTATGACGTGATGGATGTATGGGCTGAAGAAGAGCCTAATAAGCTGGCCCTTTTATGGACCAATGATGAGGGAGAGTGCATACGTTTCTCATTCAAAGACCTAAAAGAGCAGACTGACCAGACAGCATCTTATTTCCAAACTTTAGGAATAGGCAGAGGTGATATGGTTATGCTGATTCTTAAGCGAAGATACGAGTTCTGGTTATCAATACTGGCTCTGCATAAACTAGGTGCTGTTGCTATACCTGCAACTCACATGCTAACAGACAAGGATATCATATATCGAAACCACCGTGCCGGTATAAAAGCAATCGTATGTGTGGGCGATGAATATGTAGTAGAGCAAGTAAGAAAATCTGAAGCAGAAAGTCCTTCGCTAAAGACTCTTATAAGTGTTGGACCTAATGTTCCTAAAGAGTTTCATGACTGGCACAAAGAATGGAGCAAAGCTCCTAAGTTTGTTAGACCAGAACACGTGAACAGCAATGAAGATACTATGCTTATGTACTTCACGAGTGGAACAAGTGGTGAACCAAAGATGGTCGCCCATGATTTTCTTTATGCATTGGGGCATCTAACTACAGGTGTATTCTGGCATAATCTGCATGAGAACAGTATCCATCTTACTGTAGCTGATACAGGATGGGGAAAGGCCGTATGGGGGAAATTATATGGACAGTGGTTTGCTGGTGCTGTTGTATTTGTTTTTGATCACGAGAAATTTACAGCAGATAAGATTCTTCGTAAAATAGAACAATATCATATAACATCATTCTGTGCCCCACCAACTGTATATCGCTTTATGATTCATGAGGATTTCAAGAAGTATGACTTGTCTTCTCTTGAGTATTGTTGTACGGCGGGAGAGGCCCTCAATGCATCAGTATTCGATGAATTTCATAAATTGACAGGTATCGAATTGAAAGAAGGATTTGGACAGACCGAAACAACTATGACATTAGGCACTATGCCGTGGATGAAATCAAAACCTGGAAGTATGGGTATGCCTAATCCGCAATATGATATCGATCTTCTTAAATCAGACGGAACACCTTGCGAAGACGGTGAAAAAGGAGAGATTGTTGTCCGTGTAGGTGACAAAAAACCAATAGGACTATTTAAAGAATATTATAGAGACGAATCTCTAACAAAAGAGGCATGGCATGATGGGATATACTATACAGGCGATGTAGCATGGAGAGATGAAGATGGATACTACTGGTTTGTAGGCCGTAAAGACGATGTCATCAAGAGTAGCGGTTATCGTATTGGTCCGTTCGAAGTAGAAAGTGCACTAATGACTCACCCTGCTGTAGTAGAATGTGCCATCACAGGCGTTCCTGACGAAGTACGCGGTATGGTTGTAAAAGCAACTGTAGTATTGAGCAAGAACTACAAAGATAAAGCTGGAAACGACTTGGTAAAAGAGCTACAAAATCATG